The Panicum hallii strain FIL2 chromosome 5, PHallii_v3.1, whole genome shotgun sequence genome contains the following window.
ACATGACTACGAGTACTAGTTGCATATAGACACATGTAAGATCTGATTAAGGCCGTCCAATCAGTCAGTTTCCTCCACATTTTCAAGTCAAGTGGTCATGACAAAAACCGTTCTAAAGTGTCCAATTCTGGTGTGCTACCAAACTCTCATCATAATGCCTACCTCTGAGCACCGCATATTCCATGTTCTTACCACCTTGTAACCCTGCTCCCATGCCCGTTATTATCGTTAATTGGTATCGCCCCAAGCATCACCCTGAAGTCTAGATCCCCATTCCCGAACTTAAATTAGCTAGAAGAGGTCACCATCGTCGGATGTCACCACCTCCCTTCCTTCTAAATTATAGGTCATAGGTCATTTTGATCATTTTAATTTATAAATTTTGCTATACATCCAAACATATATTATAtctaggtacataaatttcatTATGTAAAACAACTATATGTCTATAGTTGGAAAATTTGAGAGCTGAAGCTGGCTAAATAAAATAGTTCTAAAGAAAAAGTGCTGGCTAAAATGATTTGTTCTCTCCGCCCTTGAATCTTAATAATGGTCATATGTTTCAGTAACCTTTCAATATCGTAAAGCTGCTATAAAGTAAAAGTAACAACTATTTATTTCGTAGAttattttgatattttttcGTTCGTAATGTTGTCTCACGTTTACAGTTTGGTTCGGGGACTTCCGCAAATCACACATCTCAAAGTACTTTCACTTCCCCAAACGAGATTCACCATTGTTCGCTCCAATTTTAGACTCTACAAGCCCGTTACCGCTTTTGTGATGATTTCAGTTACATAGTAAAGGGAAAAAAGGGGGCGTTTTAGAGTCTCACTTTTGCTACGCATAGTCGAGCAAACATGGATCTGGCCCTGTTTCTGGATTCCAACTTTTATAATCCCTAGTTAAAACCTATGCTACAGAAAAATAGTGTAATTTCGTCAGCCACAAACTGACGAAAATAGCCTGAAAGCcgtcgaaaatagctattttcatcggaaaccgacgaaaataaaactattttcgtcggccagcatggccgacgaaaatatgttcacattttcgtcggcctcaTGGCCGATGAAAACATTGGTAATATTCATCGGccacctggccgacgaaaatactggacacGCTAcggtattttcgtcggccatctGCCCGATAAAAATACTGGGATCCTATTTAAAAAAACAGCTGCACGTTTACAATCCTGTTTAAAAAAACAGCTGCACGTTTACAATGTCGTTATGGTAGCGCTCTTTCCACATGTCGTTGTCAGGCTCTCTTCAGCCTATCTCTCTCCGTAGGTAGAACTCAAACCATGACACACCACCAAAATATTGAAACACCTGATCCAATCCTAAGCTGAGCTCTTTCACTCACCAGGTCCATTGCCAGCGTTTACAAGAAAACTAAAACGCGCACAACGCAATGTGTCGCGGAAGGACATGAGGCCGTAAGAGAGCAACAGACTCCACCCTGCTCTGCATTATTCATAGACTAAGCTATATTTTTGGGGGCACGCAGCACATGATAACAGAGCAGCTGTACAATGATAGGAATATGAATCCCTTATTCCCTTTGCAAATAGAGATCATAACAAGGCAGATAATTTAAAAATCTTATTGGTGAGTACTGTAGCTAAATTTCAAGTGCATGCAGTGAAATCCAGTAGATTAGTACTTATCAGTTATCACTCTTAAAAAACTTAAGTTAGACAAAAATCAACACATAGTTCAAGAAACAGATGATCATGGATGATTGCCAGATTATCTAAGAACGAAATAACCACAGATATACCTGATGAGGAAAGCAAAAGATGGATATACCTTATTGAATAGGCTTAGCTGATTGCTAATCGTGCAGAGAGAAACAACCACCAAAGGACAAGAGAAAGATCAGAACAGTTATTGGACGTTGTAAATCGAAATTTAGATGGTGCAGTTGAGGGTCCACTATCCATCCATGGTATAGTGGGATATCCAGAAGATCAAACATGGCACGCTCTTGGGTGAACTCAAAGTCATCAATCCTGCAACATATAAACATACATTCACACAAGCACACGACAAATCACCGATCAACAAGCTGAAAACCCTTAAGCACTTCCTGAACATAACAGTCACGTCAATGCTTGTCGTGAGGCACGGGAGAAGGTCGATGGCATCCGCGATGTTCTGCTCCCGGTTGCGGACGTACTCCTCGTCCTTGTCCTACGAATTGCATCCCAAAACCATTATCACGCTGATAAATACCACAGCCCGCAACCTAATTTAATCTAACCTGCACACTGCTGTTGCATCCCAACACAAAACCATTCTCATGTTGATCAACTGAACAGAAACAACCCCCTATAGAGAGAGTTAAAACCGAACCTGTACGGCGCTGTTGGAATCGATGAGGCGTTCGGCGACAAGCGATAGCAACTTCTGCTGCGACACCTCGCTGGCGTCCGGGTTCAGGCTGATCACATTCTTCAGCAGCAGCACGTTACCTGCACAAACGAAAACCGGAGACATAAGTACCGCTGGAAAAGCACTTCGCGTGCGCGGTAAACTCATAGGGGGTTCGGAATCGAGCGGGAGCTCACAGATGGCGAGGAGCGGGCAGGGGCTGTTGTCGTTCTGGTAGACGATGGGCGTGCGGCGTCCGAGGAAGTCGACGGCTCTCGTCTGGTGCATCACCTccggcggctcggcgggcggcgcggccggctgGGACTGGGGAtccacctccgccgcgcccggcGGGGCCACCGGCGCGGGGAGGTGGGGCAAGGGGTCGGACGACATGGACGAATCTCCCACGCGATCCCCGAGGCGTGGAACTCGccggaaccctaaccctagggcGTCGCCGTGGGAGTCGCCGTCACGGGAGGAGGCGCGCGTGCGATGTCGCcaggtggagcggcggcaggggccgcggggcggcggtggcggccccCGGTGCGCCGCGGCAGAGGGGCGGCCGCGGGGCCACGGAGCGGCGGGGGCAAAGGCGCGGCCGTGGGGAGCCCCCCGGGGCGACGGCGGGTGgcagcgcggggcggcggcgggggcccgcGGGGCCGGCGGAGGGGGGGCCACGCGGGGCGGCAGgggccgcggcggtggcggggccCCTgtggcggcgggggggggggcgcaaggcggcgccgcggggccggCGGAGGGGGCCGCACGGGATGGCGGGGgccccggggcggcggcgggggcccgcggggccggcggaggggggttgcacggggcggcggcaggggggcggcggcggtggcggcggggcgctgggccgggggcggtggcggcgaggcgcgggggCGGGAGGCTCGGGTGCGGGGGGAAAGTGTTGTGCGGGCCTGGAACAAGATATCCAAATTCTAATAATTATTAGGGTacctatattttcgtcggccagagcGAGCCGACAAAATTAGGTATATTTTCATCGATCTATaaaaggccgacgaaaatatgctCTTTCTTTCGTCGGTCCGggcctggccgacgaaaatatggacTGTTTTCCGTCGGCCTGcactaggccgacgaaaataagttcAAATTTTGTCGGTTTGTGTTGGCCGATGAAATAAGCTAGTTAATTTCATCAGCTTGTGCTGGACCGACGAAATTGAGCTGCTTTGGTGCAGTGGTAGCTTCCACTATCCAACAATCACCACAAACCTAGCTTTTGTTGCATCGTGAAAAGGATCATTTTAGTTTTTCTAGATTCATAATGTTTGCTAGTTATGCATCTAAATATAATTATATCTATGGATCTAGATAAGTCAAAACGATATtttagaatggagggagtactaTGCACCATGATAGTGTGTCCACGCGTAAGTGAGAGAAAGAGGCCACAGCTAGAATCATGTTACCTAACAACCACCAGCTTTCCATGATCCAGTTTCGAGCATGTGAGTTCAACTTGCCGACCAAACGCTCACTGACCGATTTCAGACTCCATTTTCTTCTGTCTCTAACCTACATAATAGTGACAACTTTAACTTTCATATATTCACTATTCTGTTGATGTTTTTACATTAATCTACCCAGGAGAATGTTGACTTCTTAGGAAATAAATTACTTCTCAATTCTCAAATAAGAAATGCAGGTATGTACTCATTATTGTACAGATACCTCTGGCGATTACTCTCAATGAGCAAGAAGGTTTTGTCAGGATCTGGATATTTATCTTGAAATATCTTGAAATCCTACGATACCATGGAGGCATGGACTACTAAGAAATCCTGTAGGATCATACAGAGGCACGTGATACTATGATACATAACTAATTACATGAATAGTCTCTTAAGTCATCTCTAGGTTTGGTGGAGATCAACAGAGATGACTACTGTACATGCCCTAGCTAACTAGCTTGCCACTTCAACTGAGATAAAGATCGAAACAGCTGAGACTTGCCACTTGAATTGTACCCTGCCACACCACTAAGTACTTCCAATCGGCCTTCCATGTCCCTCCAATCCCAACTTTTCTTCTCAACTGAACTAAAACAGACGCACAGGAGCACACTTACAGAGGAGGCAGAACACAAGTATAGAGAAGTGCAGCCGTTGCTGCTCCTGATAGAGCTTGCCGCCAGTGACAGGGCCTCAGGAACCAGCGAAAATGGTTGTTGGTCTCACATGGCACTCCCTTATGCTGCTAGTATCAGCTGAACACCCCTAGGGATGAGCACGTCAGCAGAAGGGAGGCTTTTGCAACTACAGGCTTCCTGTTTGCTCCCCGGATTTGATCGTGATGCATGTAAAGATATTGCTAGCCATGGTAATTAGTTTCTACTCTTGTGTAGGCACTCAAGGCTGCTAATTGGTGGGCGGCAATACTTGCTGCAGAACAACCATCCTCCAAAACCTCCACAGTGACGGGGTAGCCCTTTACAGGTTTACTGGTTGATTTACTTGTGAGGAAAGAAAGGGGCAAGCCATGGCCCTCATAGTTACCATGAACAGTCAGCTCTACGTCATAAAGTTGTGTGTCATTTTCAAGTCCAGTGGGCTCACAGCCATCACATTCAACCCTTGCATCCAACCTAACAACATCACTGTCTTGTGACTGGCCTTCCATTGTCCCTTCATACAGCGGTGGCAACAAATTCTTACAGCTCTTGTGGCTGCCTTCAGGTATTGGTGTCACAAAGCTTATGTTTTCCATCTTGAAACCCCTATGATCTCGAATACAAGATATGCCCTCTTTACTACAATCAGTAGTTTGGCTCATCGGTTTTGATATCTGATCCTTTATACGTTCTTGGAAAAACATCAGGTCTTCTATGTATGCACAAGATTCATGAGTATTCAACTGACCTAAAAAAAATATACCAGTTGCACGTTTTAGTCTATGCTTCCTATGAAAGTTCATAGAGTGATAAATATCAGATTATGTATACTATCACCCTTTTGCAAgtaaaaacatgcatcaaaatACGAGATTAATGAACGAACACAAAACCTGAAGATTATTATTACCTTCGAGTGGAGAAGGAGACCTTTCGATTTCAAAGGCATGCATAATGGGATTCACTCTGTGAACATATTTCTCTTCAGTGTGCGTCTTCTTTAGCAAGCTAGCTTGAGTGCTTGACCCTTGGCATTTTCTATACATTCATCAAATTGTCCACACCGAAATGGCTTCACATGCTTAAGACTTCTCGAGACTGTACCAATCACTGTGACAAAGCCAAACAGCGTGTGAGATAAACATTTGCATGCTCAGAGAGCtagaaagaagaaagaaaatatcTCTTATGTAGCATACCTAGAAAAGGTGAGCAAATCTTTGGGAAATCCAAAACAAACAAAATGTAAAATATGCATAAAGCTTGAAGTCTGGAAACCAATTTGGCTTTGTAATCTAGTCTTCAGGAACTTAATTTATGTGCAATAATGATATACACATGAAATAAAACAAATGATATATTTTGAGCAACAGGATCAATTTTATGTTGCTGAACTTCTGAAACTCAACTAAAATGTTGATAATGGGACAAACATTCGAGAAGAAGCAACCAATCTGGGCCATTGACATGGCCTTGATCATTGGCATTCATACATTGATATACCTATGGTACGCAATGGCAATTGATTCTCAGAAACTAATCGACTGCAAATCGAAGTTAAACTGAAATATGCAATTGCATACCTAAGCAGGCAAGCAGCACTGCGCACTGCAGCAGGGGACGTCGGTCTGAGGTCTGAGGGCGCTCAACCGGAATGCGGACTGCCGGATCCAGAGTCCCTGACGGCGGACGCCGACGCCACGACGGTGCCTGCCGGCAGCACCGCACTGCAGTCCGCAGCCAAGCAGCGGAGACGCAGAGCagttcagcagcagcagcagcagccagcagccgGATGAAGATGGAGCGGATCCGCCCGACCACCCTAGCCAGATTCTGGGGGCTGTGGGGTGCCGCCGGGCGCCTAGCCACGGAGCCGCCGCGGCCCTGTGCCGGCCAAGGGAtggagccgcgcgccgccgcccgccggtaTTGGTAGGGGAGCCGGGGGGTTTGGGACTTTGGGTACGGGCCTACGGTGCGGCTGCCGAAGCGGGATGCAACATGCGAGTTAAGGTGGGGCTGGGCCTTCTTCCTTCTATGGGCTGCACATGGGCTTGTACCACCTGGACCCCTTCTTCTCGCACGATTATCTCCTTCTTCTTGATGTGAGTGGTACATTTCTGTAATTCCTTTTGTTTGTGCaattattttttataaaaaatgaAATATAAAAAATATCTCTCTTGCAGATGCAGCCTACCATGCCCCAACCAAAATGATGAGGCTAAGAGACAACACATCAAGGACTTGCTTTGTTACGAATTGTTCCTTAATATTTGCACCGAATATGATAGAGACCTCCTTGACAACCATCTTgatgaaatattttttttatgaCTTGGTCCTTGATAAAAAAGATCAAGTTGGGATGAAACTTAAGGATCCCAAGGGGTGCTTTATGATCTAAAGTTAGTTTATGGACAGGAAGTAAACTTTTTTTTTGCTTGCTTGGCATATGGAGGACATTTTTATATTTTAACTGTCGACTAGTGGTGACGGGATTAAATGTCTTGGGTACCTCTAAGCATGGTTCTTAGATATCTAAACGTGGGTCAGCCCATCTCAACCAGATGGCCTGGCCCGGTAAGTGCACAACCAGGATTGGGCCGGATGGCGAGGCAGATCCCGacggcccagcagccggccggGTCCGGGACACGTGGCGGTCTCCCAACCCATGACACGATAGAAGAGGTTGGAGGACCAGGCCATCCCCGGAACCGGACCCAGGTCCAAGGTGACCTAGGGAAGGTGTGGAGCTGCATTAAATGCACCAGATTTGACAAGACGTGCATGTGCGCCCCCACCCCCGACAGCCGGGGCAGGGGCACCGCCCACGAACTGGAGGAACAAGGGGCGCCCTCGGTCAGCCAGTTCATCATGACGCTGTGACCGGCACTTACGCAGGCCATGCTCCCTCCACAGAGCGACGGGGCAGCCCGTACCGGGTCACCCTCCGCCGTTAGGCGTAGGGAGAAGGGGTGCGCCGCGCTAGCAGGCCCCACCGCGAACCACGCGGCGAGAAGAGGAGCAGGGCGCCCGACCTCCCAAGCCAGACGAGGGAGGCCTAGCGTGCCAACCAAGTAGGAGGCCCGCCCCTGGTGCATGGATAGGGCCGTGCTGCAAGTACGACGGCGCCATCCCCTGTCGCGAGGAGGGGCGCGTGGACCAAAAAACGTGTCAGGCGGCGCCGCGATCTGGGCGGACAGGTCACGATACGGGAAGCGGCAGAGCACGTTCCACCGCAAGGCCCTCAGACGGACACGTGTAGATCAGCCGACCTCGCTCCGACGGCGTCGGCCCTGGGGCGGGGGACACCTCCTTCTCTCAAGCAATGTAGCCTAGCCCACCACGTATACAAGGCAGAGCTGGGCCTTCTCTTTAGGGACACGCGAAAaacacacacacgcacactgCTTACAAGCACCTCGTTATAAGCACCCAGCATTCGAACGTGAGAAATACGAAGAACACCATCCCATACTGGACGTAGGGCAATTGCTCAAACCAGTCTAAATCCTTACCTTCGATTGTTAGCCATCGCGCCACGAAGAAGCGCGGCGCTAAATTTACGAGCTAGTGAACGAAACACCGACAAGTGGTACGAGAACATAGTATTAAAGAAACCAATACCAACGAGATGTTATAAATGCTGGACCAAAACAAGTTTACTCACCGCATTCTCGACGGTTCTTCGTTTTTTCCCGTCTGATATGAGTCCTGAAAGCAGTTGACAAGAAAAATATCATTTATTATTATACATCTTTTATAGCGCAAACTAACACCACTTAGTGGTATATAGAGCCCGTTTGGTACAGCTCCAGCCCGCTTCGGCTCCTGCACCGTAGCGTCACTATAGCGGTCACTGGCGGGCAGGAGCCGGAGCGCTCCGGAGAAGCCCAATTTCCGGCTTCAGCGGCTTCAGGTCGTTTCCACGTTCATTttgagaagagagagaaaaataGCTTAGATGAACAGTAGCGCTACAGCCTGTGTCCTATAGTGAGGAAAATCTGGAACACCTTTTCTTCCTTTGTCCGTTAGCCACTGCGTGTTGGGGGCTAATACATGTACAAATGGGGAATTATGATACGATTTTGAGGTACTTAACAGCATCAAGGCACAGCTTCATACCCCAATCTTCATGAATATTGTTATTCTTCTATGATCGACTATTTGGACGAAAAGAAATGATCTCATTTTTTAAGGTTTTGCCTTCAGCGCTGCAGGGAGTCTTTCAAGAAGGAACTCGCCATGCTTCAGCATCGAGTGAGAACAAAACACAAAATATTGTTGGAAGAATGGATAAGCTCCTTTGGCTAATATTTTTGGTCGCCTGGATTTTTTTCCTTTCATTTTTTTATCCAAAGACTTCTCTGCAAAGAAACACTCTTTTTATTCTTTTAAATATATATAATCAGTAGGGGGCTTGAACCCCTCCTGTACTTTTTAAAAAATAGTAGCGCTATAGTACGCATCAGAGAAGCCGAAGCTGGCCGGAGCTTGCACCAAACGGGCTCGTAGTATAAAGAAGATGTAACTCTTCATTACTAAGACTCTAAGAGTAATTTTGTAATTATTTTTTAGTTATAAATAAAAATGAAGATATGTAATTAGAAAGATAAATGAAATGAATGCTGATatcattaatatatttttcctATTGTACTCTTATACTACTTATGCTGCTCAAGTAAACTACCTGTGCTACTACTGAAAAGTTCTCCTATAGTATAAGACTCGTATACTACCTATAAAATTAATCTGAACCGTTGGATATTTTTTACTAGTCATTTCCAAACACTAGTATGGACCAGTATTATGTACTATAAAAGATCATCATCATGCTATCAGCACATGGTTGCGCGTATCACCGTATGATAATTTGACTCCAATGTGTTTGGCAAGCCACCGTCTGAAGTTCAGTGGGCAACAACAGATGATTTTGAAACTTGTCTGTATGATAGAGCCCTAACTTTTTGTCCATTGGAGTTTTGATGATTGGCATTACGTGAAAAACTTGTTCGTGGCCACCATATCCTTGACGATGACAAATGCAATTACACCATCCTTGTTCGTGTATAAATTCTAGACAGTAGACACTGTTCCATGTATCTATGGCGAACTAGAAATATCCAATCTGCATGAATTATGTTATACTTATATTTGCAATCAGGAGAGGACTAATAAATATTGTACATATTGTAGTATTAAAACTACAAGCAACTGTTGCTATAGTCAAAGAAATGAACTGATATACAAGGAACAAACAATGCATTCAATGTCAGAAGTACAATTATTTTAGTCTCATCAATAATGTCAAATCTAGAGCCACGAGACTGCGCACTTGGCATACTTACTCTGGATAAGGGATAGAGTATGGCTCATACCTAACTACTTGAATGcggaaggaaactacccaaatAGTACTTCGGTAGAACTACTGAACTAATGTCGGGTTAGGACTTCTATGTAACCCCGCCCCACAGGCTATATAAAGGCGGGCAAGGACCCCCCAAAGCAATCAACCCTAAACAGGATGCAGGGTATTATGCTcgttgcggcccgaacctgtctaaagtttcgtgtttcttgcaccttcaagttcctgatctcggtgacaccctacctacaaccaATGTTGCCGTAAACGGTCATGTAGCCCGTGTACACGACGTGTACACATTACTCGACAAGCTACCGTGCAATTTAGAGTCTAAATGGTGATTACACGGTCCAACCATTTACACGTAAAAAATAGGGCTACACGGTGTAAAATACGGCAACTACACGGTTTTACACGACGAGTAGACCATTTAAAACTACTTTTACGCTATAGAGAATTATCAACTATGCCTTATGTTTTAAATGGTATTATATTTGTTATTTGTAAATTGTGATTTATCACGTAAAATAAGAATGATCAATTGATAAGAGCATATGATTATATATGAATCATCTATATTTGGTCAATTTAACAGTTAAGCTTGGTAATCTGTAATGTTTGGTTGATAAAATATTAGATTTTCTAAATTTCACTTGCATAAATATATGAATTTTATTCCTACCGTACAAACCGTGTAGCCTGTGTACATACCGTTTACATGACGTGTACACGGCCTACTCGCTACTCGAGGGGTGACCGAACCACCACCATTTAGCGTTTAGGTGAACACTGcctacaacctaccacctcggggtatccctcggtaggcttggcggtaaaacaccgacaactggTGTGCCAgataggggtgttcatcgaagatctactgatgaactcgatggcatcgttcaacttcaccagcgtcgTGCTCGACGAGAGCAcgactttcatcttcggctcctgggtcTGCATCGCCGACGGTTCAGGTGGTTTCAACAACCACCTGACCGACACCACGGAGCCAGAGGCATCCGCGGCAAACCGACGTAGCGATCTcaacgagttcatcgacaatcTCAAAGAGATGCTGCTCCCTGACCTAGCCAGGGAGATCGAGGAAGAGTCCATTTTCGATGCGATTTCTACTCATGCTGCACCAGACTCCTTCGAATGAGATCCAATCCGATCTGAGGAGGACCGTACCCGATTCCCATTCGGGTTATGTAATGCGACAACCGTCTACCAGGAGGCCATACGGTTCGAgcccctctccgcattggaggaGGAGTTGGACCGCCTACTCAAGatcggagaaggagaagccaccgctTGTTGGGAGGCTCCCATCTTCGACAAGTACTCAGATTCAGATGATGACTCCGAACCCTCTTCGGGTACTCATCTGGGTCTGACGATCACATCAACGCCATAGGACCGGTTCGTGTATTGGAAGGGCATAAAGCCCGCCGAGCTACTCCACTACTGCACCCGCCTTGTGGCCTACATCCAAGATCTGCCTTATTAGAAAGGCAAACCCCTCTCTCCCATCatggaggaaggagaaggcaaCACCGTACTGGTCGACTACAGCTCCAACTTTGAGGAGTGCTTGCCGGAACACCACATCTACATTGCCACTAGTGCAGACAAGGATGAACTCGGAAGCTAGTACGACAACGAGCTAGAAGCGGATATCTCTGCAGACGAGCTCATGACAGATGCCCCACAAGATGAAGACTAGGAGCACAGAAGGATACGAAAGGCGAATAATGCTAAGCGCGCCAAACGCAGGTGGAACGCTGCAAAACCACGCACGAGATCTTTCCCTACGCAACCTCCATGGTGTGTTCGCTGCAGCAGACGACCACGAGTACGCTACCCCAATAGCGAACATCGCTGAAGCGGCGATACTACTCCAGCGACTACCCTAGAACCCGGAGACCGAAAGGGTGATGCAGCTGGCTCAAAGAGCACTCATCCGGCTGTTCCAGTGGGACCCTATTCCTTCGGTCCACCAAAGCCGCTCGAGAACGTCCAGCGTCGCTCCCCATGCTAGTCACACACCGAATGGAAGATCCAATCCCAGAACGGACAACAACCGCCGGGACGGGCAAGACCAATAGGGCAGCCAAGGCCACCAAGAGGTCTAGCAGTCCGCGGGCGGCCGAGGCGACCAAGAAGTCCATCAGCCTCCACGCGAGCAAGGCAACCAACAAATTGGGAGGCCTCAAGGTGGAGGAAAACCCTCGGGAGACCACGGCCACCGCAGGAACCTTCGTGAGATGCACACTCACAACTTAAGAGAAGTCATCAACGAAGGCCGCGACGCTCAGGACATCATCAACTCAAGACGTCGGGAGCGTGGTGATGGATTTTGCGACATCGATGATAGTGATCGCTTCCCAACGTTCACCCGCAACAGCACCTGCCGCGACTACCCGAGAGAGTTCAAGCCggtcggcatcaccaagtacgacggcaagcaagaccCACGACAATAGCTATGCTGCTACTCTACAGCCATTGAAGTGTCAggcggctccaacaccaccaaagctatctacttcccgatggtgTTGGAGTTCACACCCCTCACATGGctcgaaagcctcaagccaaactccatcaacTCCTAGGAGGACCTGAAGcgggtcttcatcgacaacttccagggctcCATGCTTCgagcaggtactcatcatgactTGTCTCAATGCAAGCAGGAGCAAAACAAGACCTTGAGGTCCTACACCGGTGCTTCTTCGACACTcgcgccaccatcaccaacatctcCGATGAGGATGTCATCGACTGCTTCCAGAATAGCTTCGCCGAGTGACACCTCTACCGTGACTTTGGTCGCAACCGCCCCACGACCGTCGTAGAGCTCCGTGACATGATGCAGCAATGGGCCGACCAGGTGGACCAAGAACGCAGCCGCTACCCCAGCACGACAACGATAGAGGGGGCAAGCGCAACAATGATCATCGCTCCGACAACAAAAGCTAGTGGGACTACTTGGGATcttcccgaaagcgcaagccagactaTACTATCGTGGCTGTCGAGCACAACCCGCACGGCAAGAAGTCGAGGAACTAGAAGGAGCAGTTCAACAAGCTCCTGCACAAACAATACCCTATGCACCCAAAGTCCAAGCATACACTTTTCGAGTGTACGAGCCTCCGTGAGTCCTTGAACGCGCCA
Protein-coding sequences here:
- the LOC112891487 gene encoding ubiquitin carboxyl-terminal hydrolase MINDY-1-like isoform X2; this encodes MPLKSKGLLLHSKVRDRRKWSLKSVSERLVGKLNSHARNWIMESWWLLGNVLLLKNVISLNPDASEVSQQKLLSLVAERLIDSNSAVQDKDEEYVRNREQNIADAIDLLPCLTTSIDVTVMFRKIDDFEFTQERAMFDLLDIPLYHGWIVDPQLHHLNFDLQRPITVLIFLLSFGGCFSLHD
- the LOC112891487 gene encoding ubiquitin carboxyl-terminal hydrolase MINDY-1-like isoform X3, whose translation is MYRKCQGSSTQASLLKKTHTEEKYVHRVNPIMHAFEIERSPSPLEGNVLLLKNVISLNPDASEVSQQKLLSLVAERLIDSNSAVQDKDEEYVRNREQNIADAIDLLPCLTTSIDVTVMFRKIDDFEFTQERAMFDLLDIPLYHGWIVDPQLHHLNFDLQRPITVLIFLLSFGGCFSLHD
- the LOC112891487 gene encoding ubiquitin carboxyl-terminal hydrolase MINDY-1-like isoform X1, coding for MSSDPLPHLPAPVAPPGAAEVDPQSQPAAPPAEPPEVMHQTRAVDFLGRRTPIVYQNDNSPCPLLAICNVLLLKNVISLNPDASEVSQQKLLSLVAERLIDSNSAVQDKDEEYVRNREQNIADAIDLLPCLTTSIDVTVMFRKIDDFEFTQERAMFDLLDIPLYHGWIVDPQLHHLNFDLQRPITVLIFLLSFGGCFSLHD